One genomic segment of Kiritimatiella glycovorans includes these proteins:
- a CDS encoding radical SAM protein, which translates to MNLQRLITRSSSKQLFRLMFEHRITRKAFFNAISRRLYDELVERNPDDRPVKVQQDKHAYLMALLARFDRAASEGRISATVTERIVDVFLDNVAVSDEHRSEAARRLGISPPLFVVISPTGQCNLRCRGCYAASDPSHHNSLDSATFERILNEKNEEWDSHFTVISGGEPFLWKDGDRDLLDVVEDHSGDLFLVYTNGTRIDDETARRMSELGNITPAISVEGFEAETDDRRGRGVFRKVLRAMENLRRHGVPFGISITPTKENGYFRISQRGDFDLMSMDTGSSGCPILCGNGLGFAQGYLRLRL; encoded by the coding sequence ATGAACCTGCAACGCCTGATCACCCGATCTTCGAGCAAGCAGTTGTTCCGCCTGATGTTCGAACACCGGATTACGCGGAAGGCTTTTTTCAACGCGATCAGCCGGCGTCTCTACGACGAACTGGTCGAGCGCAACCCGGATGACCGGCCGGTCAAGGTGCAGCAGGACAAGCATGCCTATCTCATGGCCCTGCTCGCGCGGTTCGACCGCGCGGCCTCCGAAGGAAGGATCAGTGCCACCGTGACGGAGAGGATCGTCGATGTGTTCCTCGATAACGTGGCGGTGAGCGATGAACACCGCTCGGAGGCCGCCCGGCGGCTGGGAATCAGTCCGCCGCTGTTTGTCGTGATCAGCCCGACGGGCCAATGCAACCTCCGCTGCCGGGGATGTTACGCGGCCAGCGACCCCAGCCACCATAACAGCCTCGATTCCGCCACGTTCGAGCGCATCCTGAACGAGAAGAACGAGGAGTGGGACTCGCACTTCACCGTGATCTCGGGCGGCGAACCGTTTCTCTGGAAGGACGGCGACCGCGACCTGCTCGACGTCGTGGAGGATCACAGCGGCGACCTGTTCCTCGTCTACACCAACGGTACGCGGATCGACGACGAAACGGCGCGGCGCATGAGCGAGCTGGGCAACATCACGCCGGCGATCTCGGTGGAGGGGTTCGAAGCGGAAACGGACGACCGTCGCGGCAGGGGGGTGTTCCGGAAAGTCCTCAGGGCCATGGAAAACCTGCGGCGGCACGGCGTTCCGTTCGGAATCTCGATTACCCCCACGAAAGAAAACGGCTATTTCCGAATCTCTCAACGGGGTGATTTCGATTTGATGTCGATGGATACTGGTTCATCGGGCTGTCCTATACTGTGCGGAAACGGGTTGGGATTTGCGCAGGGATATCTACGTCTCCGACTGTGA
- the tyrS gene encoding tyrosine--tRNA ligase, with product MDECGRQLETLKARSVDCVTAGELERKVRRAAAEKRPLRIKYGADPSAPDIHLGHVVGLNKLREFQEFGHTVVFIIGDFTGMIGDPSGRSATRPALTREQVNANAKSYQQQVFKVLDPERTEVRFNSEWFGPMTFDDVVRLSAKVTVAQMLSRDDFAKRYSGNQPISLVEFLYPLIQAWDSVMVRADVELGGTDQIFNLLLGRELQKEEGQEPQVALTLPLLEGLDGVQKMSKSLGNYVGVTDAPAEMFGKLMSVSDELMWRYFSLILRRPEDELKKTRADVGEGRVHPRAVKDSLAREITAWFHSPEAAETAAQEFSRVFSRGDVPDDMPEHVLDAGAVGILDLITAAGLLPSKSEARRVVKQGGVRLNGERIDDPHARLEPEDGAVLKVGKRKFCRIRVGGVDE from the coding sequence GTGGATGAGTGCGGGCGTCAGCTCGAAACGCTGAAGGCCCGCTCCGTCGACTGCGTTACCGCCGGCGAACTGGAGCGTAAGGTGCGTCGCGCGGCCGCTGAAAAGCGGCCGCTGCGCATCAAGTACGGCGCGGATCCCTCCGCGCCGGATATCCATCTCGGGCATGTGGTCGGCCTGAATAAGCTCCGTGAATTCCAGGAATTCGGTCATACGGTCGTCTTCATTATAGGCGACTTCACGGGCATGATCGGCGATCCTTCCGGGCGCTCGGCCACGCGCCCCGCGCTCACCCGCGAGCAGGTGAACGCGAACGCGAAATCCTACCAGCAGCAGGTGTTCAAGGTGCTCGATCCCGAACGGACCGAAGTCCGGTTCAATTCGGAGTGGTTCGGGCCGATGACGTTCGACGACGTGGTGCGCCTGAGTGCGAAGGTGACGGTGGCCCAGATGCTGAGCCGCGACGATTTCGCGAAGCGCTACTCCGGCAACCAGCCGATCTCCCTGGTGGAGTTCCTTTATCCGCTGATCCAGGCGTGGGATTCGGTCATGGTCCGGGCCGATGTCGAACTGGGCGGCACGGACCAGATCTTCAACCTGCTCCTCGGTCGCGAACTCCAGAAGGAGGAGGGACAGGAACCCCAGGTCGCGCTGACCCTGCCGCTGCTGGAGGGACTGGACGGGGTGCAGAAGATGAGCAAGAGCCTCGGGAATTACGTGGGCGTGACCGACGCGCCGGCCGAGATGTTCGGCAAACTGATGTCGGTAAGTGACGAATTGATGTGGCGCTACTTTTCGCTCATCCTCCGCCGCCCGGAGGACGAACTTAAAAAAACGCGCGCGGATGTCGGCGAAGGGCGCGTGCACCCCAGAGCAGTGAAAGACTCGCTGGCGCGCGAGATCACCGCCTGGTTCCATTCGCCCGAAGCCGCGGAAACCGCGGCGCAGGAATTCAGCCGGGTCTTCTCCAGGGGGGATGTCCCCGATGATATGCCGGAGCATGTGCTCGATGCCGGGGCGGTCGGGATCCTCGATCTCATCACCGCGGCCGGCCTGCTGCCCAGTAAAAGCGAGGCCAGGCGCGTGGTGAAGCAGGGTGGCGTCCGCCTCAACGGAGAGCGCATCGACGATCCGCATGCGCGGTTGGAACCGGAGGACGGGGCGGTGCTGAAGGTGGGAAAACGGAAGTTCTGCAGAATCCGGGTGGGTGGGGTGGATGAGTGA
- a CDS encoding ISL3 family transposase, whose protein sequence is MTGNRVVAKLLRFKGLRVVGFGFEGRSNFVVTVTPHKNGCRCPECGRRGTIVRVMPEPRRWRDIPVCGWTVWLQHCPREIWCPTHGRVVEAIPWAGRFARVTYRFEYVMLKYCQIMTQKAAAQLLRIPRSTLSDVLHRTITRIRDGHRIRGLKTIGIDEISYAKGHKYATLVYDLDRSCVVWVGRGKKRETIDVFFHEVLSDYQKKQIRWACCDMSDAFMGAIKAHCPNATLVLDRFHIVKALNTAVDGVRKEQWRLAGGDERKALKGLRWLLYRHSSTRSKDDTQTLRALEKANNRIYRAWRLKDEFEQFWEYKAPWAAERFLKSWTTSALRSRLEPLRKFVTTLRQHYFGVLAFVNSRLTNAIAEGLNRIVKIVKNRASGFRTLDAFTDMIFLTVGDVDIPAQIPTRFRTV, encoded by the coding sequence ATGACCGGGAACAGAGTAGTCGCGAAGCTGTTGAGATTCAAGGGGCTGCGCGTAGTGGGCTTCGGTTTCGAGGGGAGGAGCAACTTCGTGGTGACGGTGACGCCACACAAGAACGGGTGCCGGTGTCCGGAGTGCGGCCGCCGCGGAACCATTGTTCGGGTGATGCCCGAGCCGCGGCGGTGGCGGGACATCCCCGTCTGCGGGTGGACCGTATGGCTTCAACACTGCCCCCGGGAGATCTGGTGTCCGACCCACGGACGGGTGGTTGAAGCGATCCCCTGGGCGGGGCGGTTCGCGCGTGTCACCTATCGCTTCGAGTACGTGATGCTGAAGTACTGCCAGATCATGACGCAGAAGGCGGCGGCCCAGTTGCTGCGTATCCCCCGTTCCACGCTCTCCGATGTGCTCCACCGGACGATTACCCGTATCCGCGACGGTCACCGGATTCGAGGGCTGAAGACCATCGGCATCGATGAGATCTCCTACGCCAAAGGCCACAAGTACGCCACACTGGTTTACGACCTGGACCGCTCGTGTGTGGTGTGGGTCGGGAGGGGCAAGAAGCGCGAAACCATTGATGTTTTCTTCCATGAAGTGCTCAGCGACTACCAGAAGAAACAGATCCGGTGGGCATGCTGCGACATGAGTGATGCCTTCATGGGGGCCATCAAGGCGCACTGTCCGAATGCCACGCTTGTCCTGGACCGTTTCCATATCGTCAAAGCCCTCAACACGGCCGTCGACGGTGTGCGTAAGGAGCAGTGGCGGCTGGCCGGCGGTGACGAGCGCAAGGCTCTGAAGGGACTGCGCTGGCTTCTCTACCGTCACTCCTCAACGCGATCCAAAGACGACACCCAGACCCTTCGGGCACTTGAGAAGGCCAACAACCGCATCTATAGAGCATGGCGGCTGAAGGACGAGTTCGAGCAGTTCTGGGAATACAAGGCACCCTGGGCTGCCGAACGCTTCCTCAAGAGCTGGACGACCTCCGCCCTTCGAAGCCGTCTGGAACCTCTGCGCAAGTTCGTCACCACGCTGCGCCAGCACTACTTCGGCGTCCTCGCTTTCGTTAACTCACGGCTCACCAATGCCATAGCCGAGGGGCTCAACCGCATCGTCAAAATCGTCAAGAACCGCGCCAGCGGATTCCGCACGCTCGATGCCTTCACTGACATGATATTCCTCACAGTCGGAGACGTAGATATCCCTGCGCAAATCCCAACCCGTTTCCGCACAGTATAG
- the rpsA gene encoding 30S ribosomal protein S1, which translates to MNEEQNTITEEMLQDDTSALEKMYEETLRDFQEGSIVTGKIIDIRPNEVLVDIGYKSEGLVSREEFDSEEEIEADREIEVFLDRLEDEHGMVVLSKHRADLQRNWNKVIATCEEGSTIEGNVKRRVKGGLIVDINGIEAFLPGSQVDVVPVRDLDECIGQTYEFKILKINEERKNIVVSRRELIEESRREARQQLLAEIKPGQIRSGRVKNITDFGAFIDLNGADGLLHVTDMGWGRVNHPSEVVSVGQELEVMVLDVNREKERISLGLKQTQRNPWEDIEERYPVGSRVHGRVMKVAPYGAFVEIEEGVEGLVHVSEMSWTKRVAKAADVVNEGDEVDVVVLSINKDEQKISLGMRQTEANPWEVAAETYPIGSRVKGTVRNFTSYGAFVEVEEGIDGMIHVSDMSWTRKVNHPSEVLEKGEEVECVVLEVDPENQRMSLGLKQAQEDPWAKIAKKFSVGDIVKGTVTKIASFGAFVEIEEGVEGLVHISQISSDHVEKVRDKLDKGQEVEARIVKIDPAERRIGLSIKAAEVADEDFEVNDEMLEGLRPGEDLVDLAGAFDDAISSLEEWHPGDKKSGDSEEPEPSDQSGGDEDRG; encoded by the coding sequence ATGAACGAAGAACAAAACACCATAACCGAAGAAATGCTTCAGGACGACACCAGCGCCCTGGAGAAAATGTACGAAGAAACCCTCCGCGATTTCCAGGAGGGCTCGATCGTAACCGGAAAGATTATCGATATCCGCCCCAATGAGGTGCTCGTCGATATCGGCTATAAATCCGAGGGGCTGGTCTCCAGAGAAGAATTTGACAGCGAAGAGGAAATCGAGGCGGACCGCGAGATCGAAGTCTTCCTCGACCGCCTCGAAGATGAGCACGGCATGGTCGTGCTCAGCAAACACCGCGCCGACCTCCAGCGGAACTGGAATAAGGTCATCGCCACCTGCGAGGAAGGCTCGACCATCGAAGGCAACGTCAAGCGCCGCGTGAAAGGCGGGCTGATCGTCGATATCAACGGAATCGAGGCTTTCCTGCCGGGATCGCAGGTCGATGTGGTTCCCGTGCGCGATCTCGACGAGTGCATCGGACAGACCTACGAATTCAAGATCCTCAAGATCAACGAGGAACGCAAAAACATCGTGGTCTCCCGCCGCGAACTCATCGAGGAATCGCGGCGCGAAGCGCGCCAGCAGCTCCTCGCCGAAATCAAACCCGGCCAGATCCGCAGCGGTAGGGTCAAGAATATCACCGATTTCGGCGCTTTTATCGACCTCAACGGCGCCGACGGGCTGCTCCATGTCACGGATATGGGCTGGGGTCGCGTGAACCATCCCTCGGAAGTGGTTTCCGTCGGCCAGGAACTCGAAGTGATGGTCCTCGACGTGAACCGCGAGAAAGAACGCATCTCGCTCGGCCTGAAACAGACCCAGCGCAATCCCTGGGAGGATATCGAAGAGCGCTATCCGGTCGGCAGCCGGGTGCACGGCCGCGTAATGAAAGTGGCCCCCTACGGCGCGTTCGTCGAAATCGAGGAAGGCGTCGAAGGACTGGTGCACGTGTCCGAGATGTCGTGGACGAAGCGCGTCGCCAAGGCTGCGGATGTCGTCAACGAGGGCGATGAAGTGGATGTGGTGGTGCTCTCCATCAACAAGGACGAACAGAAGATCTCGCTCGGTATGCGCCAGACGGAGGCCAACCCGTGGGAGGTCGCCGCGGAAACCTATCCCATCGGCTCCCGCGTGAAGGGGACGGTCCGCAACTTCACTTCGTACGGCGCGTTCGTGGAAGTGGAAGAGGGCATCGACGGCATGATCCACGTCTCCGACATGTCCTGGACCCGTAAGGTCAACCACCCGTCGGAAGTGCTCGAAAAAGGCGAGGAAGTGGAATGCGTGGTGCTGGAAGTCGATCCGGAAAACCAGCGCATGAGCCTCGGTCTGAAACAGGCGCAGGAGGATCCCTGGGCGAAGATCGCCAAGAAGTTCTCGGTGGGCGATATCGTGAAGGGTACGGTGACCAAGATCGCATCCTTCGGCGCATTCGTCGAAATCGAGGAGGGCGTGGAAGGTCTTGTCCATATCAGCCAGATCAGCAGCGACCACGTCGAAAAGGTCCGCGACAAGCTGGATAAAGGGCAGGAGGTCGAGGCCCGGATCGTCAAGATCGATCCCGCGGAGCGGCGTATCGGTCTCAGTATCAAGGCCGCGGAAGTGGCGGACGAGGATTTCGAGGTCAACGATGAGATGCTCGAAGGCCTCCGTCCGGGCGAAGATCTGGTCGACCTCGCCGGCGCATTCGACGACGCCATAAGCTCGCTTGAGGAATGGCATCCCGGAGACAAGAAGTCCGGCGATTCGGAAGAGCCGGAACCGTCAGACCAGTCCGGCGGAGACGAGGACCGTGGATGA
- the nadE gene encoding NAD(+) synthase has product MPRPTERPEDAAAEPDPAPLISFIREFTRERSAPGLVLGLSGGLDSAVLCSLAARALGGGHVHALMLPDRTTPAESLRHARACADACGVDPVLQPIDPVLLAFKDWRRSWMRRLPRFLAAPLLRAGYRHYTKKAGHSPYEAGMNPSTPGPYRRMRLSAEAYYRLKHRVRAVMLYEYAERRGLPVAGAANRTEWMTGFFVRYGCDHLADVMPLLHLYKTGVRQLARRLPVPREVIDMAPSPDLMPGITDEYALGITYSRLDAVLELLDRRESPADISRRTGIPGEEVERVIKLRERAEAMRSTAATVHNSRKGAQRDTEE; this is encoded by the coding sequence ATGCCGCGGCCAACTGAACGTCCGGAAGACGCGGCGGCGGAGCCGGATCCGGCCCCGCTCATCAGCTTTATCCGGGAGTTCACGCGCGAGCGCAGCGCACCGGGCCTGGTCCTCGGCCTCAGCGGCGGACTCGATTCGGCGGTCCTTTGCTCCCTCGCAGCCCGAGCGCTGGGCGGTGGTCATGTCCATGCCCTCATGCTCCCCGACCGCACGACGCCTGCCGAAAGCCTGCGCCACGCTCGCGCCTGCGCAGACGCTTGCGGCGTCGACCCCGTGCTTCAGCCCATCGATCCGGTGCTGCTGGCCTTCAAGGACTGGCGGCGCTCATGGATGCGGCGCCTTCCGCGCTTCCTGGCCGCACCCCTCCTGCGCGCCGGATACCGCCACTATACGAAAAAGGCGGGGCATAGTCCCTATGAAGCGGGCATGAACCCCTCTACGCCGGGACCCTATCGCCGCATGCGCCTGAGCGCCGAGGCTTATTACCGGCTCAAACACCGCGTCCGCGCCGTGATGCTCTACGAATACGCGGAACGTCGCGGACTCCCCGTCGCCGGCGCCGCCAACCGCACGGAGTGGATGACCGGTTTTTTTGTGCGCTACGGATGCGACCACCTGGCGGATGTCATGCCCCTGCTTCACCTGTATAAAACCGGCGTGCGGCAACTCGCCCGCCGACTGCCGGTCCCGCGCGAAGTGATCGATATGGCCCCGTCACCCGACCTGATGCCGGGGATCACGGACGAATACGCCCTCGGTATCACCTACTCCCGCCTCGACGCCGTTCTCGAACTCCTCGACCGCCGCGAGTCCCCTGCGGACATTTCGAGACGGACCGGCATCCCCGGCGAAGAGGTGGAACGCGTGATCAAACTGCGCGAGCGGGCGGAAGCCATGCGCAGCACAGCGGCCACGGTCCACAACAGCCGCAAAGGAGCACAAAGGGACACAGAAGAATAA
- a CDS encoding prepilin peptidase, with protein MDAFWHFYFDLIFFLLGACIGSLLNVCIHRIPREESIVRPRSHCPHCGRLIAWYDNIPLLSWMLLRARCRHCGEPISPRYALVELLTALLFVAVFEVHGLTAVTPVYLLAVFGLILGSFVDLEHLIIPDRVTIGGMVLGPVLSLLVPQLHGTADRFSSLLQSLAGLAAGYGFLWLVAAAGRRVFRKEAMGYGDVKLLGAVGGWLGAASIPFVIMVSSLAGSVVGIALIILGGRNLQSRIPYGPWIALAALLWMLGGSDLWWAYVDWVRGG; from the coding sequence GTGGATGCGTTCTGGCACTTCTATTTCGATCTCATCTTCTTTCTGCTGGGCGCCTGCATCGGAAGCCTGCTCAATGTCTGCATTCACCGCATTCCCCGCGAGGAATCGATCGTCCGGCCGCGGTCACACTGTCCGCATTGCGGCCGGCTGATCGCGTGGTACGATAACATCCCGCTGCTGAGCTGGATGCTCCTGCGGGCGCGCTGCCGCCACTGCGGCGAGCCCATATCCCCGCGCTACGCGCTCGTGGAACTGCTGACGGCCCTGCTCTTTGTCGCCGTGTTCGAGGTTCACGGACTCACGGCGGTCACCCCGGTCTATCTGCTGGCCGTCTTCGGACTGATCCTCGGCTCGTTCGTCGACCTGGAGCACCTGATCATTCCGGACCGGGTCACCATCGGCGGCATGGTCCTGGGGCCGGTACTCAGTCTCCTCGTGCCGCAGCTTCACGGGACGGCGGACCGCTTCTCCTCACTCCTGCAGTCGCTCGCCGGCCTGGCTGCGGGGTACGGCTTCCTCTGGCTTGTGGCGGCGGCGGGACGCCGCGTGTTCAGGAAAGAAGCGATGGGGTACGGAGACGTGAAACTGCTGGGCGCGGTGGGGGGCTGGCTCGGGGCCGCCTCGATCCCGTTTGTCATCATGGTTTCATCGCTCGCCGGTTCCGTGGTGGGGATCGCCCTGATCATCCTCGGCGGAAGAAATCTTCAGAGCCGCATCCCGTACGGCCCCTGGATCGCGCTGGCCGCGCTGCTCTGGATGCTCGGCGGGTCGGATCTGTGGTGGGCCTACGTGGACTGGGTCAGGGGAGGATGA
- a CDS encoding radical SAM/SPASM domain-containing protein produces MSQENWRRVTSDEFIDFFFEEQGAIYAWSFQYMPVGRGPALDHMVPPDERIEMLRRTQQLVRERKVFYSDFWNSGVASSGCISAGRRGGYFAIDWNGDITPCVFIQYAVDNIYDLYRRGGTITDALQAPLFREIRAWQKEYGYAQEAESVGNWLCPCIVRDHFEVLRDAVRRTGARPLNREAAEALEDPDYVRGMIDYDRELEEKTEPIWTHEYAEQAQEEEARSTSDAAAN; encoded by the coding sequence TTGAGCCAAGAAAACTGGCGACGGGTTACGAGCGATGAATTCATCGACTTTTTCTTCGAAGAGCAGGGCGCCATTTACGCCTGGTCATTCCAGTACATGCCGGTCGGTCGTGGCCCGGCCCTCGATCACATGGTTCCGCCGGATGAGCGCATTGAAATGCTGCGCCGTACTCAGCAACTGGTGCGCGAACGCAAGGTGTTCTACTCGGACTTCTGGAACAGCGGCGTCGCGAGCAGCGGCTGCATCAGTGCCGGTCGCCGCGGCGGCTACTTCGCGATCGACTGGAACGGCGACATCACCCCCTGTGTCTTCATCCAGTACGCAGTGGACAACATCTATGACCTCTACAGGCGCGGCGGCACCATTACCGACGCGCTCCAGGCCCCGCTGTTCAGGGAGATCCGCGCCTGGCAGAAGGAGTACGGATATGCGCAGGAGGCGGAAAGCGTGGGCAACTGGCTCTGTCCGTGCATCGTGCGCGATCACTTCGAGGTGCTTCGCGACGCCGTGCGCCGGACGGGTGCACGCCCCCTGAACAGAGAGGCCGCGGAGGCGCTCGAGGATCCCGACTATGTGCGGGGCATGATCGATTACGATCGCGAACTCGAAGAGAAAACGGAGCCGATCTGGACCCACGAGTACGCAGAGCAGGCCCAAGAGGAAGAGGCCCGGAGCACCTCCGATGCCGCGGCCAACTGA
- the aroE gene encoding shikimate dehydrogenase, protein MKEVGGHTRPFAVLGHPVAHSLSPCMHNASFAALDFDGVYLALDVAPDDLESVIPALGAAGFGGLNITVPLKERAFAALTRLGESARTLGSVNTVVFTERGPEGHNTDGDGFIEALREAFGRDVDGTSVFVLGAGGAGRVAALYAAGQGASALVLSDLDNGRLRRLEHEIRERFPGLELHCTDHSGEAAERARDSELLVQATPVGMKPEDSSPLPDRAFRGGQRAFDLIYMYPETAFLRAAREAGAETANGLGMLLHQGARAFTLWTGLEPDTGAMRGALKRAVYGEGGA, encoded by the coding sequence ATGAAGGAAGTCGGCGGTCATACCAGGCCCTTCGCGGTGCTGGGCCACCCCGTGGCGCACAGTCTTTCGCCGTGCATGCACAATGCGTCGTTTGCGGCGCTGGATTTCGACGGCGTGTACCTGGCGCTCGATGTGGCTCCGGACGACCTCGAATCCGTGATCCCCGCACTCGGGGCCGCGGGCTTCGGAGGGCTCAACATCACGGTGCCGCTCAAGGAACGGGCCTTCGCCGCGCTGACACGGCTCGGCGAGAGCGCGCGTACGCTGGGGTCGGTGAACACGGTCGTGTTCACGGAGCGCGGCCCCGAAGGACACAACACGGACGGAGACGGCTTCATTGAGGCGCTCCGCGAGGCGTTCGGGAGGGACGTGGACGGAACGTCCGTTTTTGTTCTGGGCGCGGGGGGCGCGGGCCGGGTGGCGGCGCTGTACGCGGCGGGACAGGGGGCTTCCGCGCTCGTGCTGAGCGACCTGGACAACGGCCGCCTGCGGCGGCTCGAACACGAGATCCGTGAGCGCTTCCCCGGTCTGGAGCTGCACTGCACCGACCATTCCGGCGAGGCGGCGGAAAGGGCCCGCGATTCCGAGCTGCTGGTTCAGGCAACGCCGGTGGGTATGAAGCCGGAGGATTCTTCGCCGCTTCCGGACCGCGCATTCCGCGGGGGTCAGCGAGCCTTCGACCTGATCTACATGTATCCCGAGACGGCCTTTCTCCGCGCGGCCCGCGAAGCGGGCGCCGAAACGGCCAATGGACTGGGCATGCTGCTGCATCAGGGAGCCCGCGCCTTCACGCTCTGGACGGGGCTTGAGCCGGATACGGGAGCGATGCGCGGGGCGCTCAAGCGGGCGGTCTACGGAGAGGGAGGCGCGTAG
- a CDS encoding 2-isopropylmalate synthase: protein MKDERTTPKYGIPEAIDLPDRMWPSQTVTASPVWCSVDLRDGNQALPDPMDPDQKLEYFELLCRIGFKHIEIAFPSASEADFRFTRRLVEEDRIPDDVYIMGLTQCRPHLIDRTFEAFRGLKRGIVHAYIAASELHRQHVFGMDRAKTLEKAVEAARQIRARAEAMPEADIRFQFSPEEFTDTDLEFTLDLCTQVYEAWGKATPEKPLILNLPATVERRPPNHYADMIEWFAKNFPHRESVSISVHSHNDQGMAVAATELTLLAGADRVEGTLFGHGERTGNVDLVTVANNLYARGIETGLDFSDIRGVADVVERLTGMPVYYRQPYAGEYVFTAFSGSHQDAINKGVHRLGEAPDKFGMRWKVPYLHIDPEDLGRKFERLIRINSQSGKGGIAWVLEQDYDIEVPQDLRSELREIVQAYSDRMGREVASSEVYDLFRSEFLEPEGPYELVGYWPRPDREDPGYIHGEVRIKVHGEEKAGEADGNGPVSAFVNAVRPFCSIGFSVDDYHEQAVGKGADATAMAFVPLKLDDGRIVYGAGSDSNIDQAAVRAIVAGLNRLEGS, encoded by the coding sequence ATGAAGGACGAACGAACCACACCCAAATACGGCATACCGGAGGCCATTGATCTGCCCGATCGCATGTGGCCGTCGCAGACCGTCACGGCCAGTCCGGTCTGGTGTTCGGTGGATCTTCGCGACGGGAACCAGGCGCTGCCGGATCCCATGGATCCCGACCAGAAGCTCGAGTATTTCGAGCTGCTCTGCCGGATCGGCTTCAAGCACATCGAAATCGCGTTTCCCTCGGCCAGCGAGGCCGACTTCCGGTTCACGCGGCGTTTGGTTGAAGAAGACCGCATTCCGGATGACGTCTACATCATGGGACTGACCCAGTGCCGCCCGCATCTGATCGACCGGACCTTCGAGGCGTTCCGGGGCCTGAAACGCGGCATCGTGCACGCCTACATCGCGGCCTCCGAGCTGCACCGCCAGCACGTGTTCGGCATGGACCGCGCGAAGACCCTCGAAAAGGCCGTCGAAGCGGCGCGGCAGATACGCGCACGCGCGGAGGCGATGCCTGAAGCGGACATCCGCTTTCAGTTTTCGCCGGAGGAGTTCACCGACACCGATCTCGAGTTCACGCTGGATCTCTGCACGCAGGTGTATGAGGCATGGGGCAAGGCGACGCCGGAGAAGCCGCTGATTCTCAATCTGCCGGCGACGGTGGAACGCCGTCCTCCGAACCATTATGCGGACATGATCGAGTGGTTTGCGAAGAACTTCCCGCACCGCGAGTCGGTCTCGATCTCCGTGCACAGTCATAACGACCAGGGAATGGCGGTCGCGGCGACCGAGCTGACGCTGCTCGCGGGCGCGGACCGCGTGGAGGGGACGCTGTTCGGCCACGGCGAACGCACCGGCAATGTCGACCTGGTGACCGTGGCGAACAACCTGTATGCGCGGGGTATCGAGACGGGGCTGGACTTCTCCGACATCCGCGGGGTGGCGGACGTGGTTGAGCGGTTGACGGGGATGCCGGTCTACTACCGCCAGCCCTATGCCGGTGAGTATGTCTTCACCGCTTTCTCGGGGTCGCACCAGGACGCGATCAACAAGGGCGTCCACCGGCTCGGCGAGGCGCCGGACAAGTTCGGCATGCGGTGGAAGGTGCCCTACCTGCACATCGACCCCGAAGACCTGGGCCGGAAGTTCGAGCGGCTGATCCGGATCAACTCGCAGTCCGGCAAGGGCGGTATCGCGTGGGTGCTGGAGCAGGACTACGACATTGAAGTACCGCAGGATCTCCGCAGCGAGCTGCGCGAGATCGTGCAGGCCTACAGCGACCGGATGGGGCGCGAAGTCGCCAGTTCCGAGGTGTACGATCTCTTCCGGTCCGAATTCCTCGAACCCGAAGGGCCGTACGAGCTGGTCGGCTACTGGCCGCGTCCGGACCGCGAAGATCCCGGGTACATCCACGGCGAGGTCAGGATAAAGGTTCACGGCGAGGAAAAGGCCGGCGAGGCCGACGGCAACGGGCCGGTCTCGGCGTTCGTGAACGCCGTGCGTCCTTTCTGCAGCATCGGGTTCAGCGTGGACGATTATCACGAGCAGGCGGTCGGCAAGGGAGCGGATGCCACGGCGATGGCCTTCGTGCCTCTGAAGCTGGATGACGGCCGGATTGTCTATGGAGCGGGCTCGGACTCGAATATTGACCAGGCGGCCGTCCGCGCTATAGTCGCCGGACTCAACCGGCTGGAAGGGAGTTGA